The sequence below is a genomic window from Streptosporangium lutulentum.
ATTGGGTTTGTAACATGGATATGTCCCGTTATGCACCCCTGCGTCGGGTAACGAGTTGGCATCTACCGATCCCGTCGCAGGTCGACGCGTAAATTCGGCTCACGGTGCGGGGGCAGGAGAGCCGAGGCGGGTCGTGCCTCGCGTTTCGGGGACGTTCGGTTTTTAATTCGGCCAGCCATACGAATTAATCGGGGACGTCGCGTGCCACGGCTCATCCGAGGAGAGCGGCTTCGCCAAACCCGTGCCCGAAGACGAGCGGACGCCGCGCCGGCGCCGGACCGCGACCGGCGCGCCGTATTCCGGGACGCGCTCCGGGTGAAAGTGATGGCCGAGCCGCAGCGGCTCGGCCATCGTCAAATCGTCAAAAATCGGAACCCGCTGTCAGGAACGTTCCTTTAGCGCGGCTGCACCGGGTACGGGGGACCCATCTGGCCGGGCCGTCCTCCGGGGTTCGAGCCCTGATACGGGGGCCGCATCTGGTCCGGCCGTCCTCCGGGGTTCGAGCCCTGATACGGGGGCCTCACCTGGCTGGGCTGACCTCCCGCGTAAGGAGGCCGGGGACCCGGATGGTGGGGAGGCCAGGGACCCGGGTGGTGGGGAGGCCAGGGACCTGGGTGGTGAGGAGGCCAGGGGCCCGGGTGGTGAGGGGGCCAGGGACCTGGGTGGTGAGGGGGCCAGGGATCCGGGTGGTGAGGGGGCCAGGGACCTGGGTGGTGAGGGGGCCAGGGGTCCGGGCGAGGAGGCCAGGGGCCCGGGCGGGGAGGCCAGGGACCCGGGCCGGGCCCCGAAGCGGGCACGCATTCGTACTGCGGACATGGCGTGGTGATGCACCACTTGGGCGAGGGTACGCAGACGCGGCCCGGACCGCAGTTGACCGCCGCGCACGGAGATCCGGGAGGACTGCCGGGAGAACTGCACGTGCCGGCCGCCTGCGCGGCCGCTCCGGCGGCGGTGACCGCCTGCACCGCCGGAGCGGCCGACAGCCCTTCCGCCCAGGCCGTGGTCGTGGCGACGGGTAAACCGGTCGCCACGACCACGGCCATGGCCAAGATCGGGATTAATTTTCGGAGCATTTTCCCCCCCGTTGTCATGATCGGCTCTAGCTCTCCGGTGATGCTCGCACCGGCCGTGCCTGCTAACGGCAAAAGGACTCTCAGCAAGGCGGATGGCTTGCCGGGGGCCTGCCGGTGACGCCGTCATATCGGGGGGTATCGGAGGGAATGTCAATCCACCTGCCTGCCGGCGGGTGAGGACGTCGGGGGAGACGCGGGTGTGGCGGGCCAGGCCGTCGCCGTGGACGGGCGGCCGCAGGCGGCCTCATCCGTCACCGGCTCGCGGTCACACGTCCCAGGTGACCGGGAGGCTTTTGACCCCGTAGATGTCCGCGGTCTCCGGGCGCAGGGCGACCTCTTCGGCCGGTACGGCCAGACGCAGCGTGGGGAAGCGGTTGAGCAGCGCGGGGAGCGCGACGCGCATCTCGACGCGGGCCAGCTGCTGGCCCAGGCACTGGTGGATGCCGTGGCTGAAGGCCAGGTGCCCGCCCTCCTGCCTGCGCACGTCAAGCACGTGGGGGTCGGTGAAGCGCTCGGGGTCGCGGTTGGCGGTGGCGTACGACAGGATGACCGTCGTGCCGGCCTTGATGGTCTGGCCACCCAGCTCGACGTCCTCCAGCGCGACCCTCGTCAGCTGCTTGACGACGGTCAGATACCGCAGCAGCTCCTCCACGGCCCCGTCGGTGAGCGCGGGCTCGGCGCGCAGCGCGGCCAGCTGCTCCGGGTTCTGCAGCAGGGCGAAGGCGCCCAACGCCAGCATGTTCGCGGTGGTGTCGAACCCGGCCGACAGCAGGATCAGGGCCATCCCCCGCAGCTCCTCATCGGTCAGATCACTGTCGAGCAGGTCACTGAGCACGTCGTCGGTGGGCTTGGCGCGCTTGGCGGCCACCAGCTCCGCCAGGTAGTTCTGGGTCGCGGTGTAGGCCGCGAACAGGTCCTCGTCGCCGACCTCGCCGCCGAGGAACGTGTCGATGTTGTCCTGGAAGGAGCCCCGGTCCTCGTACGGCACGCCCAGCAGCTCACAGATGACGACGGAGGGGATGGGCTTGGCGAACGCGGTCACCAGGTCCGCCGACGGCCCGGCCTTCTCCATCGCGTCCAGGTGCTCGGCGGTGACCTGCTCGACGCGCTCGGTGAGCAGCCGCATGCGCCGGACGGTGAACTTGCCCACCAGCGGTTTGCGGTAGCGGCTGTGCTGGGGCTCGTCCATCAGCAGGAACTCGCCGGGCGGCGCCGGGGGGACCTCGATGTCGCCGTAGTCGACCAGCGGGTGGTGGCCCATGAGCTCCTTGCGGGAGCTGAAGCGCGAGTCGGCCAGGATCGACCGGATCAGGTCGTAGCCGGTGACCAGCCAGCCCTGGTGTCCGTCGGGGAAGGGGAATCGGCTGATCGGGCCGTGCTCGCGGGCCTGGATCAGCTCCTTCGGCGGGTCGAAGGGACAGCCGGGCTGACGCGCGGTCGGCATCGTCGTGATGGTGTGTTCCATGGTCATTCCTCTGGTTTCCGCTCGTGACAGTATGTGTTTTCCGCGGTTTGAGAGCCGTGTCGCGTCCAGGATTCCGGCCGGTCGCAGGACGTGCGTTCAGGCAGGTGATCAGCGCTGATCCGGATCAGGACGGACCCGGTCGACAGCCCTAGGAGATCTTGCGGCGGTAGGTGTTCATGGCGAAGGCGTAGGCGACGATGAGGATGCCGACGCACCAGGCCAGGGCGATCCAGACGTCGGTGCCGACCGGCTGCTGGGTGAACAGGTCGCGGATGGCGTTGACGATGGAGGTCACCGGCTGGTACTCGGCGAAGGCGCGCACCGGGCCGGGCATGGTGTCGGTGGGCACGAAGGCCGAGCTGAGGAACGGCAGGAAGATGAGCGGGTAGGAGAACGCGCTCGCGCCTTCCACGGACTTCGCCGTAAGACCGGGGATGACGGCGATCCACGTCAGCGCCAGGGTGAACAGGATCAGGATGCCGGCGACCGCGAGCCACGCCTGCACCGGCGCCGACGAGCGAAAACCCATGAGCAGGGCGACGAGCACGACGACCACGAGCGAGATCAGATTGGCGATCAGTGAGGTCAGCACGTGCGCCCACAGCACGGACGAGCGCGCGGTCGGCATGGACTGGAAGCGCTCGAAGATGCCGCTCGTCATATCGGTGAAGAGCCGGAAGGCCGTGTAGGCGATGCCCGAGGCGACCGTGATGAGCAGGATGCCGGGCAGCATGTAGTTCACATACGAATCCGACCCGGTTTTGATCGCGCCGCCGAACACGTAGACGAACATCAGCATCATGGCGATCGGCATGATCGCGGTCGTGATGATGGTGTCCGGGCTGCGGCTGATGTGGCGCAGGGATCGTCCCAGCAGGACGGTGGTGTCGCCGAAGAAATGCTTGCTCATCGTCGTTCCTTACTCGTCTGTGCCGATGCTGCGGTCATTGCCGGCGTCGCGTCCTTGCCGTCGGCGCCGACGAGGGTGAGGAAGACGTCTTCGAGGGTCGGCTGCTTTTCGACGTATTCGACCTTGGCGGGCGGGAGCAGTTGCTTGAGCTCGTCCAGGGTGCCGTTGACGATGATGCGGCCCTGGTGCAGGATCGCGATCCGGTCGGCGAGGTGTTCGGCCTCGTCCAGATACTGCGTGGTGAGCAGCACCGTCGTACCTTGCTCGGCGAGTTCCTTGACGGTCTGCCACACCTCGATGCGCGCCTGGGGGTCGAGCCCGGTCGTCGGCTCGTCGAGGAAGATGATCGACGGGTCGCCGATGAGACTCATGGCGATGTCGAGGCGGCGGCGCATGCCCCCCGAATACGTCGAGGCCCTCCGCGCGCCGGCGTCGGTCAGCGAGAACCGATCGAGCAGGTCATCGGCGACCTTGCCTGGATTCTTGAGGTGCCGCAGCCGGGCGACCAGCACGAGGTTCTCCCGCCCGGTGAGGATCTCGTCGACGGCGGCGAACTGTCCGGTGAGGCTGATGGACTCGCGTACGTCGGCGGCCCGCGTCGCGACATCGAAGCCGTTGACGCCGGCGGTCCCCGCGTCGGCCTTGAGCAGCGTGGACAGGATTCTCACGACCGTGGTCTTGCCCGCCCCGTTCGAGCCGAGCAGGGCGAAGATGCTGCCCCGCGC
It includes:
- a CDS encoding cytochrome P450, which gives rise to MEHTITTMPTARQPGCPFDPPKELIQAREHGPISRFPFPDGHQGWLVTGYDLIRSILADSRFSSRKELMGHHPLVDYGDIEVPPAPPGEFLLMDEPQHSRYRKPLVGKFTVRRMRLLTERVEQVTAEHLDAMEKAGPSADLVTAFAKPIPSVVICELLGVPYEDRGSFQDNIDTFLGGEVGDEDLFAAYTATQNYLAELVAAKRAKPTDDVLSDLLDSDLTDEELRGMALILLSAGFDTTANMLALGAFALLQNPEQLAALRAEPALTDGAVEELLRYLTVVKQLTRVALEDVELGGQTIKAGTTVILSYATANRDPERFTDPHVLDVRRQEGGHLAFSHGIHQCLGQQLARVEMRVALPALLNRFPTLRLAVPAEEVALRPETADIYGVKSLPVTWDV
- a CDS encoding ABC transporter permease, yielding MSKHFFGDTTVLLGRSLRHISRSPDTIITTAIMPIAMMLMFVYVFGGAIKTGSDSYVNYMLPGILLITVASGIAYTAFRLFTDMTSGIFERFQSMPTARSSVLWAHVLTSLIANLISLVVVVLVALLMGFRSSAPVQAWLAVAGILILFTLALTWIAVIPGLTAKSVEGASAFSYPLIFLPFLSSAFVPTDTMPGPVRAFAEYQPVTSIVNAIRDLFTQQPVGTDVWIALAWCVGILIVAYAFAMNTYRRKIS
- a CDS encoding ABC transporter ATP-binding protein, which gives rise to MTAQQAQAIQVRGLQKSYGKLEVLRGVDFEVARGSIFALLGSNGAGKTTVVRILSTLLKADAGTAGVNGFDVATRAADVRESISLTGQFAAVDEILTGRENLVLVARLRHLKNPGKVADDLLDRFSLTDAGARRASTYSGGMRRRLDIAMSLIGDPSIIFLDEPTTGLDPQARIEVWQTVKELAEQGTTVLLTTQYLDEAEHLADRIAILHQGRIIVNGTLDELKQLLPPAKVEYVEKQPTLEDVFLTLVGADGKDATPAMTAASAQTSKERR